One window of Botrimarina mediterranea genomic DNA carries:
- the bcp gene encoding thioredoxin-dependent thiol peroxidase, with the protein MATEDAPTWIEAGAKAPAFTLTADDGQKVRLSDLKGRPVVLYFYPADDTPGCTKEACAFRDAQAKLAGSEAVVLGVSPDDVASHEKFRDKYSLNFPLLADPDHKVADKYGAWREKNMYGKKSMGIQRSTFLIDADGKVAKVWKRVSVDGHDEQVLNALAELKANS; encoded by the coding sequence ATGGCAACCGAAGACGCCCCCACCTGGATCGAAGCCGGCGCCAAAGCGCCCGCCTTCACCCTGACAGCCGACGACGGCCAGAAGGTTCGGCTCTCCGACCTCAAAGGCCGGCCAGTGGTGCTTTATTTTTACCCCGCGGACGACACCCCTGGCTGCACCAAGGAGGCCTGCGCGTTCCGCGACGCCCAGGCGAAGCTCGCGGGGAGCGAGGCGGTGGTCCTCGGCGTCAGCCCCGACGATGTCGCCAGCCACGAGAAGTTCCGCGACAAGTACTCGCTCAACTTCCCGCTCCTTGCCGACCCCGACCACAAGGTGGCCGACAAGTACGGCGCCTGGCGTGAGAAAAACATGTACGGCAAGAAGTCGATGGGCATCCAGCGGAGCACATTCCTGATCGACGCCGATGGCAAAGTAGCGAAGGTGTGGAAGCGCGTCAGCGTCGACGGCCACGACGAGCAAGTGCTCAATGCGCTAGCGGAGCTGAAGGCCAACTCCTGA
- the rsfS gene encoding ribosome silencing factor, with the protein MPASLLEPAITHETETATDASAIKRGEATSLQLALAAARIAADNRGENITVLDLREVTPVFDYFVIATGTNRRQLHAISEEIDHCLEDDLGEPRMGIEGYAESRWILLDYGSIVVHLFDAETRDFYALEDLWTDAVKVPLPSDPAPEA; encoded by the coding sequence ATGCCTGCTAGCCTTCTGGAGCCTGCGATCACCCACGAGACCGAAACCGCGACCGACGCCTCCGCCATCAAGCGGGGAGAGGCCACCAGCCTCCAGCTGGCGCTGGCCGCCGCGCGGATCGCCGCCGACAACCGCGGTGAGAACATCACGGTCCTCGACCTGCGCGAAGTCACGCCGGTCTTCGACTACTTCGTCATCGCCACCGGCACCAACCGTCGGCAGCTGCACGCGATCAGCGAAGAGATCGATCACTGCCTCGAGGACGACCTTGGCGAACCCCGGATGGGGATCGAAGGCTACGCCGAGAGCCGCTGGATCCTGCTGGACTACGGCTCGATCGTCGTGCACCTGTTCGACGCCGAAACGCGCGATTTCTACGCGCTGGAGGACCTGTGGACCGACGCAGTCAAAGTCCCGCTGCCGTCGGATCCCGCGCCAGAGGCTTAA
- the argS gene encoding arginine--tRNA ligase, producing MNALAELRRRFTAALSGLAEDPAKLSEMVLPSQDPKFGDYQANCAMPLGKQLGKAPRDVAAQIVQRLSEQDGFAAMCEPPEIAGPGFINLRLQDAWLTKQLTAALTDEHLGVAPTATPRKYVIDYSSPNVAKPMHVGHIRSTVIGDALTNVLRYLGNEVITDNHIGDWGTQFGMIIYGYKNFRDEVALAAAPVAELGRLYKLVNQIGDYQATVAETLPTLAEKLAAAEERVEDLKAAGPSGDAKEDKAIAKKLRQAEGAVVELRKEIEATEAKVAAFEADPVLSKLSSEHPAIGASALAETAKLHSGDAENVGLWERFLPACLAELQLTYDRLGVSFDHTLGESFYHDRLAPVVDDLKAKGLARESDGAQCVFLEGYEAPLIVQKKDGAFLYATTDLATIEYRAKEWAPDAVLYVVDHRQSLHFEQLVAAARLWGYDQELTHVSFGTVLGEDGRPYKTRSGSAVGLMGLLDEAVECARAIADKSSILETDAERAEVAERIGIGAIKYADLAHNRTSDYVFSYDKMLAMTGNTAAYMQYSVARVKSIFGKSGIDPTALRSSDAELRLTEPAERALGIELLRFSEALERVAAEYRPHYLTGYLFDVAGRFAEFFEQCPVLKAEDEATKKSRLLLCDLVARTLETGLALLGIRVVERM from the coding sequence ATGAACGCCCTCGCTGAGCTCCGCCGCCGATTTACTGCCGCTCTCTCTGGCCTCGCCGAAGACCCTGCCAAGCTGTCCGAGATGGTCCTCCCGAGCCAGGACCCAAAGTTCGGCGACTACCAAGCCAACTGCGCGATGCCCCTGGGGAAGCAGCTCGGCAAGGCGCCGCGCGACGTGGCTGCCCAGATCGTCCAGCGGCTGAGCGAGCAAGACGGCTTCGCCGCGATGTGCGAGCCGCCCGAGATCGCCGGCCCGGGGTTTATCAACCTGCGACTCCAGGACGCGTGGCTGACCAAACAGCTAACCGCCGCGTTGACCGACGAGCACCTCGGCGTTGCGCCCACGGCGACGCCGCGCAAGTACGTCATCGACTACTCGAGCCCCAACGTCGCTAAGCCGATGCACGTCGGGCACATCCGCTCGACCGTCATCGGCGACGCGCTGACGAACGTCCTGCGTTACCTGGGCAACGAGGTGATCACCGACAACCACATCGGCGACTGGGGCACCCAGTTTGGCATGATCATCTACGGCTACAAAAACTTCCGCGACGAGGTCGCGCTCGCAGCGGCGCCCGTCGCGGAGCTGGGCCGGCTCTACAAGCTTGTGAATCAGATCGGCGACTACCAAGCCACGGTCGCCGAGACGTTGCCGACGCTGGCTGAGAAGCTCGCAGCGGCCGAAGAGCGGGTCGAGGACCTCAAGGCCGCAGGACCGAGCGGCGACGCCAAGGAGGACAAGGCGATCGCCAAGAAGCTGCGTCAGGCGGAAGGCGCCGTTGTCGAGCTGCGGAAAGAGATCGAAGCCACCGAGGCGAAGGTCGCCGCGTTCGAGGCCGACCCGGTTCTCTCGAAGCTCAGCAGCGAGCACCCGGCGATCGGTGCGTCGGCGCTGGCGGAGACGGCGAAGCTGCACTCCGGTGACGCGGAGAACGTCGGTCTCTGGGAGAGGTTCCTGCCGGCGTGTCTCGCCGAGTTGCAACTGACTTACGACCGCCTCGGCGTGTCGTTCGACCACACGCTCGGCGAGAGCTTTTATCACGACCGCTTGGCGCCTGTTGTCGATGATCTCAAAGCGAAGGGTCTCGCCCGCGAGTCGGACGGCGCGCAGTGCGTCTTCCTTGAGGGCTACGAGGCGCCCTTAATCGTGCAGAAGAAGGATGGCGCCTTCCTTTACGCGACGACCGACCTGGCGACGATCGAGTATCGCGCCAAGGAGTGGGCGCCCGACGCGGTGCTGTACGTCGTTGATCACCGTCAGTCGCTCCACTTCGAGCAACTCGTCGCCGCCGCCAGGCTGTGGGGCTACGACCAAGAGCTGACGCACGTGTCGTTCGGCACCGTGCTCGGCGAAGACGGCAGGCCCTACAAGACGCGCAGCGGCTCGGCCGTCGGGTTGATGGGCCTCCTTGATGAGGCCGTCGAGTGCGCCCGCGCGATTGCCGACAAGAGCAGCATCCTCGAGACCGACGCTGAGCGTGCTGAGGTCGCCGAGCGGATCGGCATCGGCGCCATCAAGTACGCCGACCTCGCCCACAACCGCACCAGCGACTACGTCTTCAGCTACGACAAGATGCTCGCGATGACCGGCAACACGGCCGCGTACATGCAGTACAGCGTCGCGCGTGTGAAGAGCATCTTTGGTAAGAGCGGCATCGATCCTACCGCCCTCCGGTCTTCCGACGCGGAGCTAAGACTGACCGAACCCGCCGAGCGCGCGTTGGGCATCGAGTTGCTACGGTTCAGCGAAGCCCTCGAACGCGTCGCTGCCGAGTACCGCCCCCACTACCTGACGGGCTACCTGTTCGACGTCGCCGGCCGCTTCGCGGAGTTCTTCGAGCAATGCCCCGTGCTGAAGGCCGAGGACGAAGCGACCAAGAAGAGCCGGCTGCTGCTGTGCGACCTTGTGGCGCGGACACTGGAGACGGGGCTCGCGCTGCTGGGGATCCGCGTCGTCGAACGGATGTAA
- a CDS encoding glycoside hydrolase family 2 protein — protein MFKQALAVALCLFPAAASLADEPRREPMTTTWGDKVTADNVWQEYPRPQLERSDWTNLNGKWSYAVTPSESVTTPEEWDGEILVPFCLESHLGGVKRELQSDEALWYRRTFDAKKTGGKRTLLNFEAVDYACQVWVNGKSVGTHRGGNTPFWFDVTDALKYGENELTVRVIDATEDWQLRGKQVRRPNGIWYTRVSGIWQTVWLEEVDEAWIADLDMTTDADEGTIKIKADVEGDDDYKFTARVLEDGKEVVANTASGDEVTLTVPDAKLWSPKSPHLYELELTLTTPDGDVIDKVKSYAGIRSVGTTKDKDGHLVLTLNGEPIFHWGPLDQGWWPDGLLTPPSDEAMLSDVEYLRDAGFNMIRKHIKVEPRRYYYHCDRLGMMLWQDQVSGGPSPKWTRLAPDPEDANWPDARHDQWMLELERMIDELDSHPSIVVWVPFNEAWGQHRTVEVGEWLVKRDPSRIVNVASGGNFWPAGHIVDHHAYPHPDFPFNRGKEGRFDGFVKVVGEFGGHGFPVEGHLWRPGSHNWGYGGLPKDEAEYLDRYRESLRKLGELRSKGIAAGVYTQTTDVEGEINGLLTYDRRVTKIPAKELAEIAEGSLFSKEKE, from the coding sequence ATGTTTAAGCAAGCTCTCGCTGTTGCTCTGTGTCTCTTCCCCGCCGCCGCTTCGCTGGCCGATGAGCCGCGGCGTGAACCGATGACGACCACCTGGGGCGACAAGGTCACTGCCGACAACGTCTGGCAGGAGTACCCCCGCCCGCAACTCGAGCGGAGCGACTGGACCAACCTCAACGGCAAGTGGTCCTACGCCGTCACGCCGAGCGAGTCGGTCACCACGCCAGAAGAGTGGGACGGCGAGATCCTGGTGCCGTTCTGCCTTGAGTCGCACCTCGGTGGCGTGAAGCGTGAGCTGCAGAGCGACGAGGCCCTGTGGTACCGCCGGACGTTCGACGCCAAGAAGACCGGGGGCAAGCGCACGCTGCTCAACTTCGAAGCCGTCGACTACGCCTGCCAGGTGTGGGTTAACGGCAAGTCGGTCGGCACGCACCGCGGCGGCAACACGCCGTTCTGGTTCGACGTGACCGATGCTTTGAAGTACGGCGAGAACGAATTGACGGTCCGCGTCATTGACGCCACCGAGGACTGGCAGCTCCGCGGCAAGCAAGTCCGCCGTCCCAACGGCATCTGGTACACACGCGTCTCGGGCATCTGGCAGACGGTATGGCTCGAAGAAGTCGACGAGGCTTGGATCGCCGACCTCGACATGACGACCGACGCCGACGAGGGCACGATCAAGATCAAGGCCGATGTCGAAGGCGACGACGACTACAAGTTCACCGCGCGCGTGCTGGAGGACGGGAAGGAAGTCGTTGCGAACACGGCAAGCGGCGACGAAGTCACGCTGACCGTCCCCGACGCCAAGCTCTGGTCGCCGAAGAGCCCGCACCTCTACGAACTTGAGTTGACGCTCACGACGCCCGATGGCGACGTCATCGACAAGGTGAAGTCCTACGCCGGTATTCGCTCGGTAGGCACGACCAAGGACAAGGACGGCCACCTCGTCCTCACGCTCAACGGCGAGCCGATCTTCCACTGGGGCCCGCTCGACCAGGGCTGGTGGCCGGACGGCTTGCTGACGCCCCCTTCGGACGAGGCGATGCTCTCCGACGTGGAGTACCTCCGCGACGCGGGTTTCAACATGATCCGCAAGCACATCAAGGTCGAGCCGCGCCGCTACTACTACCACTGCGACCGCCTCGGCATGATGCTCTGGCAGGACCAAGTGAGCGGCGGCCCGAGCCCCAAGTGGACGCGCCTCGCGCCGGACCCCGAGGACGCCAACTGGCCGGACGCGCGCCACGATCAGTGGATGCTTGAGCTCGAGCGCATGATCGACGAGCTCGACAGCCACCCGTCGATCGTCGTCTGGGTGCCGTTCAACGAAGCCTGGGGCCAGCACCGCACCGTCGAGGTCGGCGAGTGGCTCGTGAAGCGCGACCCGTCGCGGATCGTCAACGTCGCCAGCGGCGGCAACTTCTGGCCCGCCGGTCACATCGTTGACCACCACGCCTACCCGCACCCCGACTTCCCGTTTAACCGCGGCAAAGAGGGTCGCTTCGATGGCTTTGTGAAGGTCGTCGGCGAGTTCGGCGGCCACGGCTTCCCCGTCGAGGGTCACCTCTGGCGCCCGGGCAGCCACAACTGGGGCTACGGCGGTCTGCCTAAGGACGAGGCCGAGTACCTCGACCGTTACCGCGAGTCGCTCCGCAAGCTAGGCGAACTCCGCAGCAAGGGCATCGCCGCGGGCGTTTACACGCAAACGACCGACGTCGAAGGCGAGATCAACGGCCTGCTGACGTACGACCGCCGCGTCACCAAGATCCCGGCGAAGGAACTGGCGGAGATCGCCGAAGGGTCGCTCTTCAGCAAAGAGAAAGAATGA
- a CDS encoding DUF4405 domain-containing protein encodes MKRTNVNAVVDALAAVEAMVLLSTGLLIWWRLPPGTGHSTTVWSLDRHQWGDLHAWVAMAMVVTLLVHLALHWKWIVCVLSGQDTATKRRRQLAGLVTLGAVLFAAASPFIAPIEVRQQAARGHGPQAESALSVDHEAGRLSLNGRMTVGEAAGVLGKSFVDLEAQIGLPGGVSEEERLGPLARELGISMAELRERLAQ; translated from the coding sequence ATGAAGCGCACGAACGTCAACGCGGTGGTCGATGCCCTTGCAGCCGTCGAAGCGATGGTGCTGCTCTCGACGGGGCTGCTGATCTGGTGGCGTTTGCCGCCCGGCACAGGCCATTCAACAACCGTATGGTCACTCGACCGTCATCAATGGGGCGACCTCCACGCCTGGGTCGCGATGGCGATGGTCGTGACCCTCCTTGTGCATCTCGCGCTGCACTGGAAGTGGATCGTCTGCGTCCTCTCCGGGCAGGACACGGCGACAAAGCGACGCCGTCAGTTGGCCGGACTCGTCACGCTTGGCGCCGTGTTGTTCGCCGCAGCGTCGCCGTTCATCGCGCCCATCGAGGTCCGGCAGCAGGCGGCCCGGGGACACGGGCCGCAGGCCGAGTCGGCGCTATCCGTTGATCACGAAGCGGGGCGCCTTTCACTCAATGGGCGGATGACCGTCGGCGAGGCGGCCGGGGTTCTCGGCAAGAGTTTTGTCGATTTAGAGGCTCAGATCGGCCTGCCTGGCGGGGTGAGTGAGGAGGAGCGGCTCGGCCCCCTCGCCCGGGAGTTGGGAATCTCGATGGCGGAGCTGCGCGAGCGGCTAGCCCAGTAG
- a CDS encoding basic secretory protein-like protein, translated as MRLHAPSVIAAAAINLLAVGASISIAADFEITVNAAETPHLKEWAEESKELLLKWKPRLVNLLSSPGFEAPTSAEIVMRKTDEGVAGTANGKIYVSSHWIEKHPEDIGLMVHELVHVIQDYPNGAEFWICEGIADYIRWAIYEGKEQDWFQRPKEEGGYKQGYRVAGGFLLWIESNDGPGIVNKLNRALREGEYKPELFEEATGKTLDELWDAYTAEG; from the coding sequence ATGCGCCTCCACGCCCCATCTGTGATCGCCGCGGCAGCAATAAACCTCCTCGCCGTCGGCGCCTCGATTTCGATTGCCGCCGACTTCGAGATCACCGTCAACGCCGCCGAGACGCCGCACCTCAAGGAGTGGGCCGAGGAGTCGAAAGAACTGCTGCTGAAGTGGAAGCCGCGGCTGGTGAACCTGCTGTCGTCGCCGGGGTTCGAGGCGCCCACCTCGGCGGAGATCGTCATGCGGAAGACCGACGAAGGCGTCGCCGGCACCGCCAACGGCAAGATCTACGTCTCGTCGCACTGGATCGAGAAGCACCCCGAGGACATCGGCCTGATGGTCCACGAGTTGGTCCACGTGATCCAGGATTACCCGAACGGGGCCGAGTTCTGGATTTGCGAGGGGATTGCCGACTACATCCGCTGGGCCATTTATGAAGGGAAGGAGCAGGACTGGTTCCAGCGGCCCAAGGAAGAAGGCGGCTACAAGCAGGGCTACCGCGTGGCCGGCGGCTTCCTGCTGTGGATCGAGTCGAACGACGGCCCGGGAATCGTCAACAAGCTCAACCGCGCTCTCCGCGAAGGTGAGTACAAGCCCGAGCTATTCGAGGAAGCGACCGGCAAGACTCTCGACGAGCTGTGGGACGCCTACACGGCCGAGGGCTGA
- the ffh gene encoding signal recognition particle protein: protein MFDALQENLGAAFKTLRGQGKLTESNMREGLKLVEKALLEADVSYDVVGAFMKRVSEQSLGEKVLSSLRPNEQVMGIIYQELVNLMGPVDHSLHLKGKGEVTVLMMCGLQGSGKTTTCGKLGKMLKENGRRPLLVAADLQRPAAIDQLHVLGEQLDIPVYSDRTTQDPVKVTANAVERAKKLEADVVILDTAGRLHIDDELMQQLRQIDQRCHPDQVYLVVDGMTGQDAVNSAKAFNEALELDGVIMTKLDGDARGGAAISVKEVTGVPLKFMGTGEHLENLEPFHPERMAGRILGQGDIMSLVEKAQQEFDEDEAKRLEEQLAKGEFTLDDFLKQMQQIKRLGPLKKVLGMIPGMGSMLGQLDDLDAEGDLRRLQGIIHSMTMAERRKPKVIDQSRRRRIAAGAGVEPSAVNDLVKQFDTIAPIMTMMAGKGVGDRMKMMREVQAQMAGGGGGMMGKKKQSTGKRLSTKDKALAQKERQKRLKQLKKQRKK, encoded by the coding sequence ATGTTCGACGCCCTCCAAGAAAACCTCGGCGCCGCGTTCAAGACGCTCCGCGGTCAGGGGAAGCTGACCGAGTCGAACATGCGGGAGGGGCTGAAGCTCGTCGAGAAGGCCCTGCTGGAGGCCGACGTCAGCTACGACGTAGTCGGCGCCTTCATGAAGCGGGTCAGCGAGCAATCGCTCGGCGAAAAGGTCCTGTCGTCGCTGCGGCCCAACGAACAGGTGATGGGCATCATCTATCAGGAACTAGTGAACCTGATGGGCCCGGTGGACCACTCGCTCCACCTGAAGGGGAAGGGCGAGGTCACGGTCCTGATGATGTGCGGCCTGCAGGGCTCGGGCAAGACCACGACCTGCGGCAAGCTTGGCAAGATGCTCAAGGAGAACGGCCGGCGGCCCCTCCTGGTGGCCGCCGACCTCCAGCGTCCCGCGGCGATCGACCAGCTGCACGTCCTCGGCGAGCAGCTCGATATCCCGGTTTACAGCGACCGCACGACGCAGGACCCGGTCAAAGTCACCGCCAACGCCGTCGAGCGCGCCAAGAAGCTCGAGGCGGACGTGGTGATCCTCGACACGGCGGGCCGGCTGCACATCGACGACGAGTTGATGCAGCAGCTGCGGCAGATCGACCAGCGTTGCCACCCCGATCAGGTTTACCTAGTCGTGGACGGCATGACGGGCCAAGACGCCGTCAACAGCGCCAAAGCGTTCAACGAAGCGCTTGAGCTCGACGGCGTCATCATGACGAAGCTCGACGGCGACGCCCGTGGCGGCGCGGCGATCAGCGTCAAAGAGGTCACGGGCGTCCCGCTGAAGTTCATGGGAACGGGCGAGCACCTCGAGAACCTCGAACCGTTCCACCCGGAGCGGATGGCGGGCCGCATCCTCGGCCAGGGCGACATCATGTCGCTCGTCGAGAAGGCGCAGCAGGAGTTCGACGAGGACGAGGCCAAGCGGCTCGAAGAGCAGCTCGCCAAGGGCGAGTTCACGCTCGACGATTTCTTGAAGCAGATGCAGCAGATCAAGCGGCTGGGTCCGCTGAAGAAGGTCCTGGGGATGATCCCCGGCATGGGCTCGATGCTCGGCCAGCTCGACGACCTAGACGCCGAAGGGGACCTCCGCCGGCTGCAAGGCATCATCCACTCGATGACCATGGCCGAGCGCCGCAAGCCGAAGGTGATCGACCAGAGCCGCCGCCGCCGCATCGCCGCCGGCGCCGGGGTCGAGCCCTCGGCGGTGAACGACCTCGTGAAGCAGTTCGACACGATCGCCCCGATCATGACGATGATGGCCGGCAAGGGCGTCGGCGACCGGATGAAGATGATGCGCGAGGTCCAAGCCCAGATGGCGGGCGGCGGCGGGGGCATGATGGGCAAGAAGAAGCAATCGACCGGTAAGCGTCTGTCCACCAAGGACAAAGCCCTGGCTCAGAAGGAACGCCAGAAACGGCTCAAGCAGCTCAAGAAGCAGCGAAAGAAATAG
- a CDS encoding autotransporter-associated beta strand repeat-containing protein, translated as MRTVALATLLLCPLAADAQETFIFVGPAGAPAWTNPSNWSGGSGSFSAWPGEAPQPGTRDSATITGSWATANTMDLGATSVALDVLRMGSSSVGETVIAGSGGATLTANRIEPAGGVFSSNRLTVDLLLDGSLELTNATSSLVLDGDLINGSPDAFQRTVTNNTDRTLSINGPVLLSDTPGAPGDLRFVNGGVSQVVLNGSISDGAAPGGRVIFARGDFDHVAPNTNTGVTQLGDNDPNVGSTHTIHTDTSLGLGRIVISGGNELKVIRSADGKGTRNLANEIQIARDVVFSGSNAIVLDGTVFQSNGRSVINQMSASTTLTFNGPIYASSTTDVREWTFDGVGRTVVNGVIDDSLTAPQLTGASVAKRGAGRTIFTNPAVAAYSGATRVIDGVLQIGAGGDAVGLNGDVVNGSATLEVNHSGSLDFDTLVAGSLTFRHTGPGVTTLSRNNTSTGPYVVTSGTLLVSGSAGAVTVSLAELGGTGSVGAVTAQNLGVIAPGLGGIGSLSAASLSLQRGGRLEIEIGSSSHDLLSVAGDVSLDGQLSLALAAFPADPLAELTVLTAGALSGSFSNIASGARLATVDGLGSYVVTVDTAAGELRLSDFESAVLPGDFNDDGSVDAADYTVWRDNFGQPVGMLPNDVDGVLEGGVVGSAQYDRWAANYGATAAVPASAIPEPAAAALAALAAVCVAHRPRAVECTI; from the coding sequence ATGCGCACCGTCGCGCTTGCCACGTTGCTGCTCTGCCCGCTAGCCGCCGACGCCCAGGAGACCTTCATTTTCGTCGGGCCCGCCGGCGCGCCGGCGTGGACGAATCCTTCCAACTGGTCCGGCGGCAGCGGCTCGTTCAGCGCGTGGCCCGGCGAGGCGCCCCAGCCCGGCACGCGCGACAGCGCCACCATCACGGGGTCCTGGGCCACGGCCAACACGATGGACCTTGGCGCGACGAGCGTCGCCCTCGACGTGTTACGGATGGGCTCTAGCAGCGTCGGCGAAACCGTCATCGCGGGCTCGGGTGGCGCAACGCTCACGGCCAATCGGATCGAGCCCGCCGGCGGCGTCTTTAGCAGCAATCGCTTGACGGTCGATCTGTTGCTCGACGGTTCACTCGAGCTCACCAACGCCACCTCTTCGCTCGTGCTCGACGGTGACCTTATCAACGGCAGCCCCGACGCCTTCCAACGCACCGTCACCAACAACACCGACCGCACCCTCAGCATCAACGGCCCGGTGCTCCTCTCCGACACGCCTGGCGCGCCGGGCGACCTCCGCTTCGTCAACGGCGGCGTCTCGCAGGTGGTGCTCAACGGCTCGATCTCCGACGGCGCCGCCCCGGGAGGACGCGTCATCTTCGCCCGTGGCGACTTCGACCACGTCGCTCCGAACACCAACACCGGCGTCACCCAACTCGGCGACAACGACCCCAACGTGGGCTCGACGCACACCATCCACACCGACACGTCACTGGGCCTGGGCCGGATCGTCATCAGCGGCGGCAACGAACTAAAGGTGATCCGCAGCGCCGACGGCAAGGGGACACGAAACCTCGCCAACGAGATTCAGATCGCCCGCGACGTGGTCTTCTCGGGGTCCAACGCCATCGTGCTCGACGGCACGGTGTTCCAGTCCAACGGTCGCAGTGTCATCAACCAGATGAGCGCGAGCACAACCCTCACGTTCAACGGTCCGATCTACGCCTCTAGCACGACCGATGTCCGCGAATGGACGTTCGACGGCGTCGGCCGAACGGTCGTCAACGGCGTGATTGACGACTCGCTCACCGCGCCGCAGCTGACCGGAGCGTCAGTCGCTAAACGCGGCGCGGGTCGCACGATCTTCACCAACCCCGCCGTCGCCGCTTACAGCGGCGCCACGCGCGTCATCGATGGCGTGCTACAGATCGGCGCCGGTGGCGACGCGGTTGGCCTTAACGGAGACGTGGTAAACGGCTCGGCGACGCTCGAGGTCAACCACTCCGGCTCGCTTGACTTCGACACGCTCGTCGCTGGATCGCTGACGTTCCGCCACACCGGCCCGGGAGTCACGACGCTGTCACGCAATAACACTTCGACGGGACCCTATGTGGTCACCAGCGGGACGCTGCTGGTGAGCGGCAGCGCCGGAGCGGTCACCGTCTCGCTCGCCGAGTTAGGCGGGACCGGCTCGGTCGGCGCCGTCACCGCTCAGAACTTGGGCGTCATTGCGCCGGGGCTCGGGGGTATCGGCTCACTATCGGCGGCTTCACTCAGCTTGCAGAGGGGCGGTCGCCTGGAGATCGAGATCGGTTCTTCCTCGCACGATCTGCTCAGCGTTGCCGGCGACGTGTCACTCGATGGGCAGTTGTCCCTGGCGCTGGCCGCGTTTCCCGCCGATCCGTTGGCGGAGCTGACGGTGCTCACTGCCGGAGCGCTCTCGGGGTCGTTCTCGAACATCGCCAGCGGCGCCCGTCTGGCGACGGTTGACGGCCTTGGGTCGTACGTCGTCACGGTCGATACCGCGGCCGGCGAGCTGCGGCTCTCGGACTTCGAGTCCGCCGTGCTGCCGGGCGACTTCAACGACGACGGCTCGGTCGACGCCGCCGACTACACGGTCTGGCGGGATAACTTCGGCCAACCCGTCGGCATGCTGCCGAACGACGTGGATGGCGTCCTCGAGGGGGGCGTCGTCGGCTCGGCCCAGTACGACCGCTGGGCGGCCAACTACGGGGCGACGGCTGCTGTGCCCGCCTCCGCCATCCCCGAGCCCGCCGCCGCGGCCCTGGCGGCCCTGGCGGCCGTCTGCGTCGCTCACCGGCCCCGCGCAGTTGAGTGCACGATCTGA
- the rpsP gene encoding 30S ribosomal protein S16 yields MAVVIRMKKMGRAHRHFFRICATDKRAPRDGRVLEELGTYDPMVPDADARVVLKNERVDHWLSVGALPSEKVAILLKKYGTNGTHVDAQRAAVEKLSMPYTIPDAGEPASKPKADEPAAEEASAEAPAAEEAPAEPAAAE; encoded by the coding sequence GTGGCAGTCGTTATCCGCATGAAGAAGATGGGCCGCGCCCACCGGCACTTCTTCCGTATCTGCGCCACCGACAAGCGGGCTCCCCGTGACGGTCGCGTTCTCGAAGAGCTCGGCACCTACGACCCAATGGTCCCCGACGCCGACGCCCGCGTCGTGCTCAAGAACGAGCGCGTCGATCACTGGCTGAGCGTCGGCGCGCTGCCGTCGGAGAAGGTCGCCATCCTACTCAAGAAGTACGGCACCAACGGCACCCACGTCGACGCCCAGAGGGCGGCCGTGGAGAAGCTTTCGATGCCTTACACGATCCCCGACGCGGGCGAGCCGGCCTCCAAGCCCAAGGCCGACGAGCCCGCCGCGGAAGAGGCGAGCGCCGAGGCCCCGGCCGCCGAAGAGGCGCCCGCCGAACCCGCCGCCGCTGAGTGA
- the trmD gene encoding tRNA (guanosine(37)-N1)-methyltransferase TrmD, with protein MRFDVLTLFPEIFSGYLTQSLLKLAIDRGLTSVHLHNVRDWATGKHRQVDDKPFGGGPGMLLMPGPVVEAVEAVQAIDGAPGSQCGPGRLLLMTPQGRRLDQPFVEDLATSKRIVMLCGRYEGFDQRVVDLLQPEEVSIGDYVLNGGEVASMTIIDAVVRLVPGVLGDETSSQEDSFSRAGRTLEYAQYTRPREYRGLEVPEVLLSGNHPEIAAWRERDAKARTNKRRGESSCG; from the coding sequence ATGCGTTTCGACGTGCTGACGCTCTTCCCGGAGATCTTCTCCGGGTACTTGACGCAAAGCCTGCTCAAGCTGGCGATCGACCGCGGCCTGACATCGGTCCACCTGCACAACGTGCGGGACTGGGCCACGGGGAAGCACCGACAAGTTGACGACAAACCCTTCGGCGGCGGCCCCGGCATGCTGCTGATGCCCGGCCCCGTGGTCGAGGCGGTCGAGGCGGTCCAAGCGATCGATGGCGCACCAGGTTCTCAATGCGGACCGGGTCGCCTCTTGCTGATGACCCCTCAAGGCCGCCGGCTCGACCAGCCGTTTGTCGAAGACCTGGCGACTTCCAAGCGAATCGTGATGCTGTGCGGCCGCTACGAGGGCTTCGACCAACGCGTCGTGGACCTGTTGCAGCCCGAAGAGGTGTCGATCGGCGATTACGTCCTCAACGGGGGCGAGGTCGCCTCGATGACGATCATCGACGCGGTCGTCCGGCTGGTGCCGGGCGTCCTCGGCGACGAAACCAGCAGCCAAGAAGACTCGTTCAGCCGCGCCGGCCGGACCCTCGAATACGCCCAGTACACGCGACCCCGTGAGTACCGCGGCCTCGAGGTTCCCGAGGTGCTGCTGAGCGGAAACCACCCCGAGATCGCCGCCTGGCGCGAACGGGATGCGAAAGCTAGAACGAACAAGAGACGAGGAGAGAGTAGCTGCGGCTAG